In one Drosophila gunungcola strain Sukarami chromosome 2R unlocalized genomic scaffold, Dgunungcola_SK_2 000004F, whole genome shotgun sequence genomic region, the following are encoded:
- the LOC128253723 gene encoding ATP-dependent 6-phosphofructokinase isoform X3 — translation MHSNKFRVLTKFRPFILEFNGGIPEGRPFHGVQPKNSLPGNPNKGPILNRKLTLSGNNHQCTRSHLVDNLGNSKFYKEIIFLKCKQIVKLHLRKSSDSGDQKDNSTGKENKKDYASRQPCGRHRPVDFLTKDYNDFINSKKLTDSIARKKKKAESKRKCGKTLEDLRKCLRTMQDVIDFVHPVRPYKDKGLAVFTSGGDSQGMNAAVRACVRMAIYLGCKVYFIREGYQGMVDGGDCIQEANWASVSSIIHRGGTIIGSARCQDFRERQGRLKAANNLIQRGITNLVVIGGDGSLTGANLFRQEWSSLLDELVKNKTITTEQQEKFNVLHIVGLVGSIDNDFCGTDMTIGTDTALHRIIEAIDAISSTAYSHQRTFIMEVMGRHCGYLAISAAIATEADFMFIPEEPVSVDWQDEICAKLLQERSAGQRLNIVIVAEGAMDREGHPITAEDVKKVIDERLKHDARITVLGHVQRGGNPSAFDRILACRMGAEATLALMEATKESVPVVISLDGNQAVRVPLMECVERTQAVAKAMKEKRWADAVKLRGRSFERNLETYKMLTRLKPPKENFDADGKGIEGYRLAVMHIGAPACGMNAAVRSFVRNAIYRGDVVYGINDGVEGLIAGNVRELGWSDVSGWVGQGGAYLGTKRTLPEGKFKEIAARLKEFKIQGLLIIGGFESYHAAGQIADQRDNYPQFCIPIVVIPSTISNNVPGTEFSLGCDTGLNEITEICDRIRQSAQGTKRRVFVIETMGGYCGYLATLAGLAGGADAAYIYEEKFSIKDLQQDVYHMASKMAEGVSRGLILRNERASENYSTDFIYRLYSEEGKGLFTCRMNILGHMQQGGSPTPFDRNMGTKMAAKCVDWLANQIKANVDANGVVNCKAPDTATLLGIVSRQYRFSPLVDLIAETNFDQRIPKKQWWLRLRPLLRILAKHDSAYEEEGMYITVEEECATDAVA, via the exons atGCATTCTAACAAATTTCGagttttaactaaatttagGCCCTT tattttggaatttaatgGGGGGATACCAGAAGGACGCCCATTTCATGGAGTCCAACCAAAGAATTCTTTACCAGGGAACCCAAACAAAGGTCCCATTCTTAACCGAAAG CTCACATTATCAGGAAACAATCACCAGTGTACACGAAGTCATCTGGTCGATAATTTAGGCAATTCTAAATT ctataaagaaattatttttttaaaatgcaaacaaattgtGAAACTGCATTTAAGAAAGTCCAGTGATTCTGGTGATCAAAAGGACAATAGCACTGGTAAAGAGAATAAAAAGGATTACGCATCAAGGCAACCATGTGGACGACACCGACCAGTGGATTTTCTGACAAAAGACTATAATGACTttataaattctaaaaaacTTACTGACAGTATTGCTAGAAAGAAGAAGAAAGCTGAATCAAAAAGGAAATGTGGTAAAACCCTTGAAGATCTACGAAAGTGTTTGAGGACTATGCAGGACGTTATTGATTTTGTCCACCCTGTCAGGCCTTAT AAGGACAAAGGACTGGCGGTCTTCACCAGCGGCGGGGATTCCCAGGGCATGAATGCCGCCGTGCGGGCCTGTGTGCGTATGGCCATCTACTTGGGCTGCAAG GTCTACTTTATCCGCGAGGGCTACCAGGGAATGGTCGATGGCGGCGACTGCATCCAGGAGGCCAACTGGGCTTCGGTCTCTTCCATCATCCACCGTGGTGGCACCATCATCGGTTCCGCCCGTTGCCAGGACTTCCGTGAGCGTCAGGGTCGCTTGAAGGCCGCCAACAACCTGATCCAGCGTGGAATCACCAACCTGGTGGTGATCGGAGGCGATGGCTCCCTCACCGGTGCCAATTTGTTCCGTCAGGAGTGGTCCAGCCTCCTGGATGAGCTGGTGAAGAACAAAACCATTACCACCGAGCAGCAGGAGAAGTTCAATGTGCTGCATATCGTGGGATTG GTGGGCTCCATCGACAACGATTTCTGTGGCACGGACATGACCATCGGCACGGATACGGCCCTGCATCGCATCATCGAGGCCATCGATGCCATTTCCAGTACCGCCTACTCTCACCAGCGCACCTTCATCATGGAGGTCATGGGTCGTCATTGCGG ttaCTTAGCCATATCGGCAGCCATAGCCACAGAGGCTGATTTTATGTTCATACCCGAGGAGCCGGTGTCAGTCGATTGGCAGGACGAGATCTGTGCCAAGCTCCTGCAG GAGCGCTCTGCTGGCCAGCGCCTGAACATCGTGATCGTGGCCGAGGGCGCCATGGATCGCGAAGGACATCCCATCACTGCCGAGGATGTGAAGAAGGTGATCGACGAGCGTTTGAAGCACGATGCCCGCATCACTGTTTTGGGTCACGTGCAGCGCGGTGGCAATCCCAGCGCCTTCGATCGTATTTTG GCCTGTCGCATGGGTGCTGAGGCCACTTTGGCCCTGATGGAGGCCACCAAGGAGTCGGTGCCAGTGGTCATCTCTCTGGACGGCAATCAGGCCGTTCGTGTGCCGCTGATGGAGTGCGTGGAGCGCACCCAGGCGGTGGCCAAGGCCATGAAGGAGAAGCGCTGGGCGGATGCCGTCAAGCTGCGCGGTCGCTCCTTCGAGCGGAATCTGGAGACCTACAAGATGTTGACGCGCTTGAAGCCCCCCAAGGAGAACTTCGATGCAGATGGCAAGGGAATCGAGGGCTACCGTCTAGCTGTGATGCACATTGGAGCTCCAGCTTGCGGCATGAATGCCGCGGTGCGCAGCTTTGTGCGAAATGCCATCTACCGGGGCGATGTGGTGTATGGAATCAACGACGGTGTCGAGGGACTCATTGCCGGAAATGTCCGCGAGCTGGGCTG GTCCGATGTCTCCGGATGGGTTGGCCAGGGTGGCGCCTACTTGGGCACCAAGCGCACTTTGCCCGAGGGCAAGTTCAAGGAGATCGCCGCTCGCCTCAAGGAGTTCAAGATCCAGGGTCTCCTGATCATCGGTGGCTTTGAGAGTTATCATGCCGCCGGGCAGATTGCCGACCAGCGGGACAACTACCCTCAGTTCTGCATCCCGATCGTGGTCATCCCATCGACGATCTCGAACAATGTGCCCGGCACAGAGTTCTCGCTGGGCTGCGATACCGGCCTGAATGAGATCACGGAGATTTGCGACCGTATCCGGCAGTCGGCCCAGGGCACCAAGCGCCGTGTGTTCGTCATCGAGACGATGGGTGGCTACTGCGGCTATTTGGCCACCCTGGCCGGTCTGGCCGGTGGCGCCGATGCCGCCTACATCTACGAGGAGAAGTTCTCCATCAAGGATCTGCAGCAGGATGTCTATCACATGGCCTCCAAGATGGCCGAGGGCGTCTCCCGCGGCCTGATCCTGCGCAACGAGAGGGCCAGCGAGAACTACAGCACGGACTTCATTTACCGCCTGTACTCGGAGGAGGGCAAGGGCCTGTTCACCTGCCGGATGAACATCCTCGGCCACATGCAGCAGGGCGGCTCGCCCACACCCTTCGACCGCAACATGGGCACCAAGATGGCCGCCAAGTGCGTCGACTGGCTGGCCAACCAAATCAAGGCCAATGTGGACGCCAACGGCGTGGTCAACTGCAAGGCCCCGGACACCGCCACGCTGCTGGGAATCGTGTCGCGGCAGTACCGCTTCTCGCCGCTGGTCGACCTCATTGCGGAGACCAACTTCGA TCAACGCATCCCGAAGAAGCAATGGTGGCTGCGCCTGCGTCCCCTGCTGCGGATCCTGGCCAAGCACGATTCGGCCTACGAGGAGGAGGGTATGTACATCACCGTGGAGGAGGAGTGCGCCACCGACGCCGTCGCCTAA
- the LOC128253723 gene encoding ATP-dependent 6-phosphofructokinase isoform X1 has protein sequence MHSNKFRVLTKFRPFILEFNGGIPEGRPFHGVQPKNSLPGNPNKGPILNRKLTLSGNNHQCTRSHLVDNLGNSKFYKEIIFLKCKQIVKLHLRKSSDSGDQKDNSTGKENKKDYASRQPCGRHRPVDFLTKDYNDFINSKKLTDSIARKKKKAESKRKCGKTLEDLRKCLRTMQDVIDFVHPVRPYKDKGLAVFTSGGDSQGMNAAVRACVRMAIYLGCKVYFIREGYQGMVDGGDCIQEANWASVSSIIHRGGTIIGSARCQDFRERQGRLKAANNLIQRGITNLVVIGGDGSLTGANLFRQEWSSLLDELVKNKTITTEQQEKFNVLHIVGLVGSIDNDFCGTDMTIGTDTALHRIIEAIDAISSTAYSHQRTFIMEVMGRHCGYLPVVAGIISEADYVFLPEYPPPQDWPDRLVLKLEQERSAGQRLNIVIVAEGAMDREGHPITAEDVKKVIDERLKHDARITVLGHVQRGGNPSAFDRILACRMGAEATLALMEATKESVPVVISLDGNQAVRVPLMECVERTQAVAKAMKEKRWADAVKLRGRSFERNLETYKMLTRLKPPKENFDADGKGIEGYRLAVMHIGAPACGMNAAVRSFVRNAIYRGDVVYGINDGVEGLIAGNVRELGWSDVSGWVGQGGAYLGTKRTLPEGKFKEIAARLKEFKIQGLLIIGGFESYHAAGQIADQRDNYPQFCIPIVVIPSTISNNVPGTEFSLGCDTGLNEITEICDRIRQSAQGTKRRVFVIETMGGYCGYLATLAGLAGGADAAYIYEEKFSIKDLQQDVYHMASKMAEGVSRGLILRNERASENYSTDFIYRLYSEEGKGLFTCRMNILGHMQQGGSPTPFDRNMGTKMAAKCVDWLANQIKANVDANGVVNCKAPDTATLLGIVSRQYRFSPLVDLIAETNFDQRIPKKQWWLRLRPLLRILAKHDSAYEEEGMYITVEEECATDAVA, from the exons atGCATTCTAACAAATTTCGagttttaactaaatttagGCCCTT tattttggaatttaatgGGGGGATACCAGAAGGACGCCCATTTCATGGAGTCCAACCAAAGAATTCTTTACCAGGGAACCCAAACAAAGGTCCCATTCTTAACCGAAAG CTCACATTATCAGGAAACAATCACCAGTGTACACGAAGTCATCTGGTCGATAATTTAGGCAATTCTAAATT ctataaagaaattatttttttaaaatgcaaacaaattgtGAAACTGCATTTAAGAAAGTCCAGTGATTCTGGTGATCAAAAGGACAATAGCACTGGTAAAGAGAATAAAAAGGATTACGCATCAAGGCAACCATGTGGACGACACCGACCAGTGGATTTTCTGACAAAAGACTATAATGACTttataaattctaaaaaacTTACTGACAGTATTGCTAGAAAGAAGAAGAAAGCTGAATCAAAAAGGAAATGTGGTAAAACCCTTGAAGATCTACGAAAGTGTTTGAGGACTATGCAGGACGTTATTGATTTTGTCCACCCTGTCAGGCCTTAT AAGGACAAAGGACTGGCGGTCTTCACCAGCGGCGGGGATTCCCAGGGCATGAATGCCGCCGTGCGGGCCTGTGTGCGTATGGCCATCTACTTGGGCTGCAAG GTCTACTTTATCCGCGAGGGCTACCAGGGAATGGTCGATGGCGGCGACTGCATCCAGGAGGCCAACTGGGCTTCGGTCTCTTCCATCATCCACCGTGGTGGCACCATCATCGGTTCCGCCCGTTGCCAGGACTTCCGTGAGCGTCAGGGTCGCTTGAAGGCCGCCAACAACCTGATCCAGCGTGGAATCACCAACCTGGTGGTGATCGGAGGCGATGGCTCCCTCACCGGTGCCAATTTGTTCCGTCAGGAGTGGTCCAGCCTCCTGGATGAGCTGGTGAAGAACAAAACCATTACCACCGAGCAGCAGGAGAAGTTCAATGTGCTGCATATCGTGGGATTG GTGGGCTCCATCGACAACGATTTCTGTGGCACGGACATGACCATCGGCACGGATACGGCCCTGCATCGCATCATCGAGGCCATCGATGCCATTTCCAGTACCGCCTACTCTCACCAGCGCACCTTCATCATGGAGGTCATGGGTCGTCATTGCGG CTATCTGCCGGTGGTAGCCGGTATTATCTCCGAGGCAGACTACGTCTTTCTGCCCGAGTATCCGCCGCCACAAGATTGGCCCGATCGACTTGTCCTCAAGTTGGAACAG GAGCGCTCTGCTGGCCAGCGCCTGAACATCGTGATCGTGGCCGAGGGCGCCATGGATCGCGAAGGACATCCCATCACTGCCGAGGATGTGAAGAAGGTGATCGACGAGCGTTTGAAGCACGATGCCCGCATCACTGTTTTGGGTCACGTGCAGCGCGGTGGCAATCCCAGCGCCTTCGATCGTATTTTG GCCTGTCGCATGGGTGCTGAGGCCACTTTGGCCCTGATGGAGGCCACCAAGGAGTCGGTGCCAGTGGTCATCTCTCTGGACGGCAATCAGGCCGTTCGTGTGCCGCTGATGGAGTGCGTGGAGCGCACCCAGGCGGTGGCCAAGGCCATGAAGGAGAAGCGCTGGGCGGATGCCGTCAAGCTGCGCGGTCGCTCCTTCGAGCGGAATCTGGAGACCTACAAGATGTTGACGCGCTTGAAGCCCCCCAAGGAGAACTTCGATGCAGATGGCAAGGGAATCGAGGGCTACCGTCTAGCTGTGATGCACATTGGAGCTCCAGCTTGCGGCATGAATGCCGCGGTGCGCAGCTTTGTGCGAAATGCCATCTACCGGGGCGATGTGGTGTATGGAATCAACGACGGTGTCGAGGGACTCATTGCCGGAAATGTCCGCGAGCTGGGCTG GTCCGATGTCTCCGGATGGGTTGGCCAGGGTGGCGCCTACTTGGGCACCAAGCGCACTTTGCCCGAGGGCAAGTTCAAGGAGATCGCCGCTCGCCTCAAGGAGTTCAAGATCCAGGGTCTCCTGATCATCGGTGGCTTTGAGAGTTATCATGCCGCCGGGCAGATTGCCGACCAGCGGGACAACTACCCTCAGTTCTGCATCCCGATCGTGGTCATCCCATCGACGATCTCGAACAATGTGCCCGGCACAGAGTTCTCGCTGGGCTGCGATACCGGCCTGAATGAGATCACGGAGATTTGCGACCGTATCCGGCAGTCGGCCCAGGGCACCAAGCGCCGTGTGTTCGTCATCGAGACGATGGGTGGCTACTGCGGCTATTTGGCCACCCTGGCCGGTCTGGCCGGTGGCGCCGATGCCGCCTACATCTACGAGGAGAAGTTCTCCATCAAGGATCTGCAGCAGGATGTCTATCACATGGCCTCCAAGATGGCCGAGGGCGTCTCCCGCGGCCTGATCCTGCGCAACGAGAGGGCCAGCGAGAACTACAGCACGGACTTCATTTACCGCCTGTACTCGGAGGAGGGCAAGGGCCTGTTCACCTGCCGGATGAACATCCTCGGCCACATGCAGCAGGGCGGCTCGCCCACACCCTTCGACCGCAACATGGGCACCAAGATGGCCGCCAAGTGCGTCGACTGGCTGGCCAACCAAATCAAGGCCAATGTGGACGCCAACGGCGTGGTCAACTGCAAGGCCCCGGACACCGCCACGCTGCTGGGAATCGTGTCGCGGCAGTACCGCTTCTCGCCGCTGGTCGACCTCATTGCGGAGACCAACTTCGA TCAACGCATCCCGAAGAAGCAATGGTGGCTGCGCCTGCGTCCCCTGCTGCGGATCCTGGCCAAGCACGATTCGGCCTACGAGGAGGAGGGTATGTACATCACCGTGGAGGAGGAGTGCGCCACCGACGCCGTCGCCTAA
- the LOC128253723 gene encoding ATP-dependent 6-phosphofructokinase isoform X2: MHSNKFRVLTKFRPFILEFNGGIPEGRPFHGVQPKNSLPGNPNKGPILNRKLTLSGNNHQCTRSHLVDNLGNSKFYKEIIFLKCKQIVKLHLRKSSDSGDQKDNSTGKENKKDYASRQPCGRHRPVDFLTKDYNDFINSKKLTDSIARKKKKAESKRKCGKTLEDLRKCLRTMQDVIDFVHPVRPYKDKGLAVFTSGGDSQGMNAAVRACVRMAIYLGCKVYFIREGYQGMVDGGDCIQEANWASVSSIIHRGGTIIGSARCQDFRERQGRLKAANNLIQRGITNLVVIGGDGSLTGANLFRQEWSSLLDELVKNKTITTEQQEKFNVLHIVGLVGSIDNDFCGTDMTIGTDTALHRIIEAIDAISSTAYSHQRTFIMEVMGRHCGYLALVGGLACEADFIFIPEMPPKVDWPDRLCSQLAQERSAGQRLNIVIVAEGAMDREGHPITAEDVKKVIDERLKHDARITVLGHVQRGGNPSAFDRILACRMGAEATLALMEATKESVPVVISLDGNQAVRVPLMECVERTQAVAKAMKEKRWADAVKLRGRSFERNLETYKMLTRLKPPKENFDADGKGIEGYRLAVMHIGAPACGMNAAVRSFVRNAIYRGDVVYGINDGVEGLIAGNVRELGWSDVSGWVGQGGAYLGTKRTLPEGKFKEIAARLKEFKIQGLLIIGGFESYHAAGQIADQRDNYPQFCIPIVVIPSTISNNVPGTEFSLGCDTGLNEITEICDRIRQSAQGTKRRVFVIETMGGYCGYLATLAGLAGGADAAYIYEEKFSIKDLQQDVYHMASKMAEGVSRGLILRNERASENYSTDFIYRLYSEEGKGLFTCRMNILGHMQQGGSPTPFDRNMGTKMAAKCVDWLANQIKANVDANGVVNCKAPDTATLLGIVSRQYRFSPLVDLIAETNFDQRIPKKQWWLRLRPLLRILAKHDSAYEEEGMYITVEEECATDAVA; this comes from the exons atGCATTCTAACAAATTTCGagttttaactaaatttagGCCCTT tattttggaatttaatgGGGGGATACCAGAAGGACGCCCATTTCATGGAGTCCAACCAAAGAATTCTTTACCAGGGAACCCAAACAAAGGTCCCATTCTTAACCGAAAG CTCACATTATCAGGAAACAATCACCAGTGTACACGAAGTCATCTGGTCGATAATTTAGGCAATTCTAAATT ctataaagaaattatttttttaaaatgcaaacaaattgtGAAACTGCATTTAAGAAAGTCCAGTGATTCTGGTGATCAAAAGGACAATAGCACTGGTAAAGAGAATAAAAAGGATTACGCATCAAGGCAACCATGTGGACGACACCGACCAGTGGATTTTCTGACAAAAGACTATAATGACTttataaattctaaaaaacTTACTGACAGTATTGCTAGAAAGAAGAAGAAAGCTGAATCAAAAAGGAAATGTGGTAAAACCCTTGAAGATCTACGAAAGTGTTTGAGGACTATGCAGGACGTTATTGATTTTGTCCACCCTGTCAGGCCTTAT AAGGACAAAGGACTGGCGGTCTTCACCAGCGGCGGGGATTCCCAGGGCATGAATGCCGCCGTGCGGGCCTGTGTGCGTATGGCCATCTACTTGGGCTGCAAG GTCTACTTTATCCGCGAGGGCTACCAGGGAATGGTCGATGGCGGCGACTGCATCCAGGAGGCCAACTGGGCTTCGGTCTCTTCCATCATCCACCGTGGTGGCACCATCATCGGTTCCGCCCGTTGCCAGGACTTCCGTGAGCGTCAGGGTCGCTTGAAGGCCGCCAACAACCTGATCCAGCGTGGAATCACCAACCTGGTGGTGATCGGAGGCGATGGCTCCCTCACCGGTGCCAATTTGTTCCGTCAGGAGTGGTCCAGCCTCCTGGATGAGCTGGTGAAGAACAAAACCATTACCACCGAGCAGCAGGAGAAGTTCAATGTGCTGCATATCGTGGGATTG GTGGGCTCCATCGACAACGATTTCTGTGGCACGGACATGACCATCGGCACGGATACGGCCCTGCATCGCATCATCGAGGCCATCGATGCCATTTCCAGTACCGCCTACTCTCACCAGCGCACCTTCATCATGGAGGTCATGGGTCGTCATTGCGG cTATTTAGCTCTTGTGGGCGGACTGGCGTGCGAGGCGGATTTCATATTCATTCCCGAAATGCCGCCCAAGGTCGATTGGCCAGACAGGCTCTGCTCCCAGCTGGCCCAG GAGCGCTCTGCTGGCCAGCGCCTGAACATCGTGATCGTGGCCGAGGGCGCCATGGATCGCGAAGGACATCCCATCACTGCCGAGGATGTGAAGAAGGTGATCGACGAGCGTTTGAAGCACGATGCCCGCATCACTGTTTTGGGTCACGTGCAGCGCGGTGGCAATCCCAGCGCCTTCGATCGTATTTTG GCCTGTCGCATGGGTGCTGAGGCCACTTTGGCCCTGATGGAGGCCACCAAGGAGTCGGTGCCAGTGGTCATCTCTCTGGACGGCAATCAGGCCGTTCGTGTGCCGCTGATGGAGTGCGTGGAGCGCACCCAGGCGGTGGCCAAGGCCATGAAGGAGAAGCGCTGGGCGGATGCCGTCAAGCTGCGCGGTCGCTCCTTCGAGCGGAATCTGGAGACCTACAAGATGTTGACGCGCTTGAAGCCCCCCAAGGAGAACTTCGATGCAGATGGCAAGGGAATCGAGGGCTACCGTCTAGCTGTGATGCACATTGGAGCTCCAGCTTGCGGCATGAATGCCGCGGTGCGCAGCTTTGTGCGAAATGCCATCTACCGGGGCGATGTGGTGTATGGAATCAACGACGGTGTCGAGGGACTCATTGCCGGAAATGTCCGCGAGCTGGGCTG GTCCGATGTCTCCGGATGGGTTGGCCAGGGTGGCGCCTACTTGGGCACCAAGCGCACTTTGCCCGAGGGCAAGTTCAAGGAGATCGCCGCTCGCCTCAAGGAGTTCAAGATCCAGGGTCTCCTGATCATCGGTGGCTTTGAGAGTTATCATGCCGCCGGGCAGATTGCCGACCAGCGGGACAACTACCCTCAGTTCTGCATCCCGATCGTGGTCATCCCATCGACGATCTCGAACAATGTGCCCGGCACAGAGTTCTCGCTGGGCTGCGATACCGGCCTGAATGAGATCACGGAGATTTGCGACCGTATCCGGCAGTCGGCCCAGGGCACCAAGCGCCGTGTGTTCGTCATCGAGACGATGGGTGGCTACTGCGGCTATTTGGCCACCCTGGCCGGTCTGGCCGGTGGCGCCGATGCCGCCTACATCTACGAGGAGAAGTTCTCCATCAAGGATCTGCAGCAGGATGTCTATCACATGGCCTCCAAGATGGCCGAGGGCGTCTCCCGCGGCCTGATCCTGCGCAACGAGAGGGCCAGCGAGAACTACAGCACGGACTTCATTTACCGCCTGTACTCGGAGGAGGGCAAGGGCCTGTTCACCTGCCGGATGAACATCCTCGGCCACATGCAGCAGGGCGGCTCGCCCACACCCTTCGACCGCAACATGGGCACCAAGATGGCCGCCAAGTGCGTCGACTGGCTGGCCAACCAAATCAAGGCCAATGTGGACGCCAACGGCGTGGTCAACTGCAAGGCCCCGGACACCGCCACGCTGCTGGGAATCGTGTCGCGGCAGTACCGCTTCTCGCCGCTGGTCGACCTCATTGCGGAGACCAACTTCGA TCAACGCATCCCGAAGAAGCAATGGTGGCTGCGCCTGCGTCCCCTGCTGCGGATCCTGGCCAAGCACGATTCGGCCTACGAGGAGGAGGGTATGTACATCACCGTGGAGGAGGAGTGCGCCACCGACGCCGTCGCCTAA
- the LOC128253723 gene encoding ATP-dependent 6-phosphofructokinase isoform X4: protein MNSEINQRFLARGSQKDKGLAVFTSGGDSQGMNAAVRACVRMAIYLGCKVYFIREGYQGMVDGGDCIQEANWASVSSIIHRGGTIIGSARCQDFRERQGRLKAANNLIQRGITNLVVIGGDGSLTGANLFRQEWSSLLDELVKNKTITTEQQEKFNVLHIVGLVGSIDNDFCGTDMTIGTDTALHRIIEAIDAISSTAYSHQRTFIMEVMGRHCGYLAISAAIATEADFMFIPEEPVSVDWQDEICAKLLQERSAGQRLNIVIVAEGAMDREGHPITAEDVKKVIDERLKHDARITVLGHVQRGGNPSAFDRILACRMGAEATLALMEATKESVPVVISLDGNQAVRVPLMECVERTQAVAKAMKEKRWADAVKLRGRSFERNLETYKMLTRLKPPKENFDADGKGIEGYRLAVMHIGAPACGMNAAVRSFVRNAIYRGDVVYGINDGVEGLIAGNVRELGWSDVSGWVGQGGAYLGTKRTLPEGKFKEIAARLKEFKIQGLLIIGGFESYHAAGQIADQRDNYPQFCIPIVVIPSTISNNVPGTEFSLGCDTGLNEITEICDRIRQSAQGTKRRVFVIETMGGYCGYLATLAGLAGGADAAYIYEEKFSIKDLQQDVYHMASKMAEGVSRGLILRNERASENYSTDFIYRLYSEEGKGLFTCRMNILGHMQQGGSPTPFDRNMGTKMAAKCVDWLANQIKANVDANGVVNCKAPDTATLLGIVSRQYRFSPLVDLIAETNFDQRIPKKQWWLRLRPLLRILAKHDSAYEEEGMYITVEEECATDAVA from the exons atgaACTCCGAAATTAACCAACGATTCCTGGCCCGCGGCTCGCAGAAGGACAAAGGACTGGCGGTCTTCACCAGCGGCGGGGATTCCCAGGGCATGAATGCCGCCGTGCGGGCCTGTGTGCGTATGGCCATCTACTTGGGCTGCAAG GTCTACTTTATCCGCGAGGGCTACCAGGGAATGGTCGATGGCGGCGACTGCATCCAGGAGGCCAACTGGGCTTCGGTCTCTTCCATCATCCACCGTGGTGGCACCATCATCGGTTCCGCCCGTTGCCAGGACTTCCGTGAGCGTCAGGGTCGCTTGAAGGCCGCCAACAACCTGATCCAGCGTGGAATCACCAACCTGGTGGTGATCGGAGGCGATGGCTCCCTCACCGGTGCCAATTTGTTCCGTCAGGAGTGGTCCAGCCTCCTGGATGAGCTGGTGAAGAACAAAACCATTACCACCGAGCAGCAGGAGAAGTTCAATGTGCTGCATATCGTGGGATTG GTGGGCTCCATCGACAACGATTTCTGTGGCACGGACATGACCATCGGCACGGATACGGCCCTGCATCGCATCATCGAGGCCATCGATGCCATTTCCAGTACCGCCTACTCTCACCAGCGCACCTTCATCATGGAGGTCATGGGTCGTCATTGCGG ttaCTTAGCCATATCGGCAGCCATAGCCACAGAGGCTGATTTTATGTTCATACCCGAGGAGCCGGTGTCAGTCGATTGGCAGGACGAGATCTGTGCCAAGCTCCTGCAG GAGCGCTCTGCTGGCCAGCGCCTGAACATCGTGATCGTGGCCGAGGGCGCCATGGATCGCGAAGGACATCCCATCACTGCCGAGGATGTGAAGAAGGTGATCGACGAGCGTTTGAAGCACGATGCCCGCATCACTGTTTTGGGTCACGTGCAGCGCGGTGGCAATCCCAGCGCCTTCGATCGTATTTTG GCCTGTCGCATGGGTGCTGAGGCCACTTTGGCCCTGATGGAGGCCACCAAGGAGTCGGTGCCAGTGGTCATCTCTCTGGACGGCAATCAGGCCGTTCGTGTGCCGCTGATGGAGTGCGTGGAGCGCACCCAGGCGGTGGCCAAGGCCATGAAGGAGAAGCGCTGGGCGGATGCCGTCAAGCTGCGCGGTCGCTCCTTCGAGCGGAATCTGGAGACCTACAAGATGTTGACGCGCTTGAAGCCCCCCAAGGAGAACTTCGATGCAGATGGCAAGGGAATCGAGGGCTACCGTCTAGCTGTGATGCACATTGGAGCTCCAGCTTGCGGCATGAATGCCGCGGTGCGCAGCTTTGTGCGAAATGCCATCTACCGGGGCGATGTGGTGTATGGAATCAACGACGGTGTCGAGGGACTCATTGCCGGAAATGTCCGCGAGCTGGGCTG GTCCGATGTCTCCGGATGGGTTGGCCAGGGTGGCGCCTACTTGGGCACCAAGCGCACTTTGCCCGAGGGCAAGTTCAAGGAGATCGCCGCTCGCCTCAAGGAGTTCAAGATCCAGGGTCTCCTGATCATCGGTGGCTTTGAGAGTTATCATGCCGCCGGGCAGATTGCCGACCAGCGGGACAACTACCCTCAGTTCTGCATCCCGATCGTGGTCATCCCATCGACGATCTCGAACAATGTGCCCGGCACAGAGTTCTCGCTGGGCTGCGATACCGGCCTGAATGAGATCACGGAGATTTGCGACCGTATCCGGCAGTCGGCCCAGGGCACCAAGCGCCGTGTGTTCGTCATCGAGACGATGGGTGGCTACTGCGGCTATTTGGCCACCCTGGCCGGTCTGGCCGGTGGCGCCGATGCCGCCTACATCTACGAGGAGAAGTTCTCCATCAAGGATCTGCAGCAGGATGTCTATCACATGGCCTCCAAGATGGCCGAGGGCGTCTCCCGCGGCCTGATCCTGCGCAACGAGAGGGCCAGCGAGAACTACAGCACGGACTTCATTTACCGCCTGTACTCGGAGGAGGGCAAGGGCCTGTTCACCTGCCGGATGAACATCCTCGGCCACATGCAGCAGGGCGGCTCGCCCACACCCTTCGACCGCAACATGGGCACCAAGATGGCCGCCAAGTGCGTCGACTGGCTGGCCAACCAAATCAAGGCCAATGTGGACGCCAACGGCGTGGTCAACTGCAAGGCCCCGGACACCGCCACGCTGCTGGGAATCGTGTCGCGGCAGTACCGCTTCTCGCCGCTGGTCGACCTCATTGCGGAGACCAACTTCGA TCAACGCATCCCGAAGAAGCAATGGTGGCTGCGCCTGCGTCCCCTGCTGCGGATCCTGGCCAAGCACGATTCGGCCTACGAGGAGGAGGGTATGTACATCACCGTGGAGGAGGAGTGCGCCACCGACGCCGTCGCCTAA